The segment GCACCATCAATTACAGTAGTATCTTCTTTATTCAGCTCAACTCTTTTAGCTTGTCCTAAATCTTCGATAGTAGCTCCTTCTAAAGAAAGTCCTACTTCTTCAGAAATGACTGTAGCACCTGTAAGAATTGCTATATCTTCTAGCATAGCTTTTCTTCTATCACCGAAGCCAGGAGCCTTACAAGCAGATACTTTAACTACTCCTCTCATGTTGTTAACAACTAAAGTTGCCAAAGCTTCTCCCTCAACATCTTCCGCAATAACTAATAGAGGTTTTCCAGCTTTAGCTACCGATTCTAGCAATGGAAGCAAGTCTCTAATATTAGATATTTTTTTGTCATGTAAAAGAATATATGGGCTCTCTAATTCAGCAGTCATCTTGTCTTGATTATTAATGAAATAAGGAGATAAATAACCTCGATCAAATTGCATGCCCTCCACAACTTCTAATTCGTTATCAATGCCACTACCTTCTTCAACAGTGATCACTCCTTCCTTGCCTACCTTTTCCATAGCTTCCGCAATAATCTCACCAACAGAAGTATCACTATTTGCAGAAATAGTACCTACCTGAGCTATAGCATTATTATCTGAACACGGTTCAGCTGCTGCTTTAATCTTTTCTACAGCTTCTGTTACAGCCTTATCAATTCCCCTCTTTAAATCCATAGGATTAAAACCAGCCTGAACAGACTTAAGGCCCTCATTGACTATTGCCTGAGCAAGAACGGTAGCAGTAGTAGTTCCATCACCAGCTTCATCAGATGTCTGAGATGCTACTGATTTGACCATTTGCGCCCCCATATTTTCAAACTTATCGGCGAGCTCTATTTCTTTAGCCACAGAAACTCCATCTTTAGTTACTGTAGGTGCTCCAAAAGACTTATCTAAAATCACATTTCTGCCTTTGGGACCTAATGTAACTTTTACTGCATCCGCTAAAACATTAACGCCACTTAGCATTTTTTGTCTTGCTGAATCTCCAAAATTGACTTCTTTAGCCATCTCTTTTCCTCTTATGTGTTTAAATTATTTTTCAAGAATACCAAGAATGTCGCTCTCATTAAGAACAACTAACTCTTCGCCATCCACTTTTACTGTATTATTTCCCGCATACTGCCCGAATACTACAGAATCTCCCTCTTTAACAGCTAAAGCTTGTACATCGCCATTATCCAAGGTTTTACCAGGGCCTACAGAAATAACTTCTCCTTGAGAAGGTTTCTCGGCTGCTGATCCGGGAAGAACAATGCCCCCTTCCGAGGTTTGCTCGTCATCACTGCGTCTAACTACGACTCTATCTCCTAATGGTCTCAATTTCATTCTAGTTATCTCCACTAATCATTGTTAAATAAGACTTTAATTACTCAAAGTCTAAAAAGAAGCGCCATTCTAAAGCAGAAACCATACTAGTCAATGCTTTTAGAGGATTCTTATTAAGAATTAACTTCTAACCTGAAAAGTATTTGGGGTCTTTTTGATTTATTTCAAGATATTTTAAATAATTTAATCTTCTTTTTTGAACTCACCTTCTATCCAGTCATCATCAATAGAAGTGGGATTCTTTTTAGAAGAGATAGGATTTACAAATAAATTAGGAAGAAAAAACATCATAAGGTTTCTTATTACTAATCTTACTTGCGGTACTAAAAACAAAAAACCAATTGAGTCAGTAAAAAACCCAGGTGTAAGCAAGAATAAGCCTGAAATAATTAAAAAAAATCCTGTAGATATTTCTTCTGTGGGCATTTCTCCATTTCTAACTTTAACCTTCGCCTTCATTAAGGCTTGAAATCCTTGTGCTTTTATAACCATGAGGCCTATAATTGCTGTCAAAATAACCAATGATATTGTGCTTATAGCACCTATAAATGATCCTACTTGAATTAAAAAATACATTTCTATGATCGGCAATATAATGAATATAGGTAATAAGAATTTCATAATTTATTCTTTAAATTTAAGGGCTAAATAAAAATAAACAAGTATTCCTAAAAGATCTGCAACGAAATCTAGAATTTCTGATGATCTAGATGGAATATAACTTTGTGCCACTTCTATTCCTAATCCATAAAATATTAATAAAAAAGTTATCAATAAATAGTAATTCTTTTTTGTAGAGAAGTCGGACAACCAGCTTAAAATAAAAAAAGAAAAAAAGTGGAATACTTTGTCTAAATATAATATTCCTGAACTATTTACTGAAGGCTGAATGGCCAAATAACTTACTAAAATAAAACTGAGAAATAATAATAATCTAAATAAAGTTATCAAATGAAATACTACTCTTTAGAAGATGAAATCTTTAAAGATAAAAATATTGCTGGTAATCCCATCAAAGATGCATAAAGAAAGAAATTAAAATATCCTACTTCATCAACCACAAATCCAGAAAATGCTGAAATTAATTTTGCTGGTACTGTAGCTAATAAAAATAGAAGAGAATACTGGGTAGCGGTAAAAGTTTGGCTGGTTATAGAAGAAAGATAAGCTATAAGAACCGTGGAAGCAACTCCTTGACTAAAATTATCAAGGGCTATGGTTAAGGATAAGAATAATAGATCATGACCTCTGGTTTCTAAGAAAGCAAACATTAAATTTGTTATGCAGACTAATAGTGCGCCTACTATTAATATTTTTTTAATGCCGTTTCTGTAAATTAAAAGTCCCCCTGCAAATGCCCCAAATATAGTAACTAATATACCAAAAGCATTGGTTATAGTAGCTACTTCTTCTTTACTGAAACCTGCTTCTCTGTAGAAGGGCATAGCCATAGGACCAAGTATAATGTCACTAAACCTATAAAAAATCACGATCAATATAATTAAAATGAAATTATTTTTATAACGCGAGATAAAGTCATTAAAAGGAGAAATATAAGAGTCTAGAAACCATCCGATTGGATCTGAAAATACAGATATATAGGGTTTGATTACTCTTTCAGGTTCTGAAAGAGTAAAAAATAAGATTATTGAAATTACTATGATGATAAGAGCTGCAAGTATATAAGCAGTGGACCAATCAAAGAAACTAGCTACAAAAAAAGAAACTACTTGTGATACTAAAAAGGCTCCTCTCCATCCAGCTTGATACATTGCAGTTGCTTCGCCTAACTCTTTTTCTTGTACCATTTCTATTCTAAGTGCATCAACACAAATATCTTGAGTAGCAGAAGCAAAACCAGTAGCCAGAGCAAAAATAACTAGAGGCAGTAAAGATTGAGAAGGGTCAGTTAAAGCCATTCCAAAAAGAGTTAAAGATATGAATAGTTGACTAAATACTAGCCAGCTCTTCCTTTGACCCAATAAATAAATAAAAGGAATCTGGAGCCTATCAACGAATGGAGCCCAGATTGCCTTAAAAGAATAGGTTAAAGTAATTAAAGACAGCAAACCAATTGCTGCTCTGCTGATTTCTGATTCAGATAACCAAAAATTTAAAGGGTCTATCAACATTCCGTAAGGTAAACCAGACGAAAACCCCAATAAAAGTATGAGAATTAGTTTAGGCTGAAAATAATTTAAAAGAGCTTGTTTCCAAGAATGAACCATTTATAACTAATCTCTAAAATTAACAAACTGCAAAGGCATATCAAACCCAGCTTCTTTTATCTCTTCTATAATAGACTGCAGGTCATCCCTTTTTTTTCCAGAAACTCTAACAGAGTTTCCTTGTATCGAAGCTTGGATTTTATTTTTAGATTTTTTAATAAGCATTGTTATATCCTTTGCTAGATCTCTATCAATTCCTTCTCTTAGCATTATTTTCTTAGTAGCTTTACCTGTAGAAATTTCAGTTTTCTCCTCAGCAAGACATTTCAAATCTATTTTTCTTTTTGACAAATTATCATGCAAAATGGGTAGCATCTGTTGGACTTGGAATTCTTCTTTTGCAGTTAAAAAAATTTCTTCCTCTAATAACTGAAAACTTGATTCAGTTCCTTTAAAATCAAACCTGTTGTCGATAACTCTTTGAGCCTGATCAATTGCGTTCGTTACTTCATGTTTATCTAGTTCAGATTGTATATCGAAAGAAGGCATAACAAGCTCCTGCATATTTTTAAGCATTTAGTTTAGTTTGTAGTGACTAGCAAAAAAAGATTTTTTTAATAAAATTTAATGAGTTGCTGTATTATAATTATGTTCTGGTGCCAATTAAATTTGGATAAACGGGAAACTGGTGAAAAATATTACTTTAATCCAGTGCTGCCCTCGCAACGGTAATAGAAGATTTTATGCTCTAAGCCACTGCTTTTAATAAAGTGGGAAGGCGGTATAAACATTTTGTCAAAACAAAAACTTCTTAAGCCCGGATACCGGCCAGAAAATTTTAAATTTTACTAATTACGATGGGTAATTCTATGATTAAAAAAAACTTTATTTTAGTTTTTCTTCTCTATGCTTCTTGCACCCTTTCAACTAGTCAATATGATGAGATAATCACAGTTGCAACCAAGATTCCAACTGAGGACTATAAAATTCCAGCCACTATAGATGTCATAGACCAAAAAAATATAAAGGAAACTCAACCTACAGATATGCTGAACTTACTCAGCTCTTCTTTAGCTATAGATACAAGCTCTAATGGCGGTCCAGGACAAGTTGGTTCTCTTTTTCTAAGAGGCTCTAATAGTAATCATGTCCTCGTTAAGGTTAATGGAGTAAAGATAAATCCCTCTACGGCTGGAGGAGCTTCTATATATAATTTAGACCCTAATTTGATATCCAAAATTGAGATAGGTTCAGGTCCCTTCTCATCTATTCATGGGTCAGAAGCTATTGGTGGAGTAATAAATATTTCAACCAAAAATAATACTCTACTTAATAAAATTAAACTAGGTTTAGGTATCGGACCTGATAATCATGTAAAAAAATACTTTCAAGCTAGCAAAAGATTTGACGAGACCTCTTTGGATTTTACAATTTTAGATAACAGTACAAACGGATTTCCAGTACTAAGTAATTCGTCTTTGGATAGAGGGTATGAAAATCAAAGTATTATCGCAGGCTTAAGCCATAGATTTAAAAGACTAAATATGGATATTTCTAATTGGTCCTCCAAGGGTAATGTTGAATATCTAGTTTTTGGTAACCCTGTCTCTCAAGATTATGAGAACAAGGCTTCGTCCGCTGATTTTGAACTTCTGCTAACAAAAAACCACTTAATTATCATAAATCTTCACTCTTCAAAGGATTTAATATCTCAAAATAATCTGAATTTTCTAGGCATCTTAGATTTCACTGAAACACTAAGGAATTCCTATGAAGTCTTAATTCACAAATCAAACTCTAAATCGCTTTCTTACAGTGCTGGTTATTCAAAGGAACATGAAGATGTTGATTATTCTAGCTATGGATCTTTTTTTAATAAAAAATTAATTACTAATTCTTTTTTTGGCACTATTGGATGGTCATTTAATAAGAATTACTTAATGCTATCAGCAAGACAGGCTGAGCATGAAACTTACGGAAATCAGTTTTCTTGGAATATCGGATACCTTAAACCTTTAAATTCTTCTTGGTCCCTTAATCTAAATACTGGAAAAGCATTTAGATCTCCCAATAGCTCTGAATTATATGGATTTGGTTCAAATAAAAACTTGTCTCCTGAAGATTCGAAAAGCTATGAGATAGGTTTAAGAAAAAGAAAAGAAGATTATGATCTTAAGATAGTTTACTTTAATAACAAATCAAATAATTTAATAACATTTGACTTTTTGGACTATGTTCTTAAAAACATTGAAGAATCTAAAAATAAGGGTTTAGAACTAAGATATAAGTGGAGTAAAAGATATCTGAATGGAAGTTTAATTATAAGAAAGCAGAATCCTATAGACCAAAATGGAGATTCTCTTTTAAGGAGATCTCAAAAATCTGCAAGTTTAAATCTAAATAAGGATATATCAAGCTATATGGTTAATTTTAGCCTTTCTACATTTAGTAGAAAAAAAGATTTCAGTAAATTAAAAATTCCTGGTTACTCAAGAATTGATTTGTCAGTAACTAAAAAAATTACTAATAAGTTAATGATTGCTCTAAAGATTCAAAATTTAAATAATAAAGAATATTTTACAGCGACATCATCAAATGGTTATTATCTGAATCAAGATAGATCAATATGGCTAAAGATAAATTATGAATTTTGAGGTTTCAATTGAAAAAAAGAATTACTAGAGTCACAACAAAGAAAGGTGATGATGGATCTACAGGAATGGCAGATGGATCTAGAATAGATAAATCAAGTAATTTAATTAGCTCTATAGGTGAAATAGATGAACTAAATTCATGGATTGGTTATATTTGTTCCTTACCAGAACTGGCAGAAGAAGCAGACTTCTTAAAAAATATTCAGAATTGTCTTTTTGATATAGGTGGCTCATTAACTATGCGCGCTAAAACTAATTTTGATATTTCAAATACTTTATTAATGGACCAAAAAATTAAAACTATCAATAAACTCCTTCCTGAATTAGAAAACTTTATATTACCCGGAGGTCATCAAGTCTCTTCTGCAATACATTTAACAAGAACGGTTTGCCGAAGAGCAGAAAGATCAATTGTAAAAGTTCAAGAATCCGAAAAGGTAGATGCAAATTGCATCGCTTATCTTAATAGACTTTCTGATTTTTTGTTTGTTTTGGCTCGAAAGATTAACATTAACTTAAGAGTTAAAGAAGTTACTTGGTCTCAAAAGAAGTAATTACTCAAGACTTGCTTTAAAAGCGTTCCAATTAAAAGATTTACCCGGATCAGTTTTCCTGACGGGTGCTATTTCAGAATGTCCTACAATATTTTCTAATAAAATATGAGGATAATTTTCTAGAAGGGTTTTTGAAACTAATCCAAGAGTTGAATATTGTTTATTGGTATAAGCTATAGTATCTGTACCTTCTAACTCAATACCTATTGAGAAATCATTACAATTTTCTTTACCTTTAAAAGAAGAAATTCCAGCATGCCAAGCGGCTCTATTAAATGGAACAAATTGTGTTAGCTTTCCTTTTCTATCTATAAAAAGATGACTTGAAACTTTTAATTCTTTTATGTCTCCAAAATAAGGATGTTCAGTTGAATTTAAGTTATTTATAAAAAAGTCCTGAACATAATCTCCACCAAACTCTCCAGGAGGTAAGCTAATATTATGAATAACTATAACTGTAATATCTTTTTCAACGGGTCTTAAAGAAAAATTAGGAGACTCTATAAATTTAACTCCCTCTAACAAATGATTCTTGATTTTGAACAAAAAAATATCCCTTAATACTATACTTTTACCAATAGTTTTCCTGTATGTCCGCCATTAAACATAATTTCAAGTGCACCAGGAAAAGATTCAATCCCATTCTCGTAATGGGCAGGCATTTTTAGTTTACCTTCTTTATAAAACTTCAGAAGATCTTTTATGGCCCGATCATACTGATCAGCAAAATGCATCACAGTAAATCCCTCCATTCGTGAATATTTCTCAGCTAATCTTAAGTAAAGCCTGGGTCCTTGCACATATCGTTTTTCTGTTTCAAAACTTCCATATTGAGAAATAGCTCCGCAAATAATTACTCTAGCTCTATCTTTAATATGATCCAATGCAATATCAAGTATATCTCCACCTACATTATCAAAAAATACATCAATTCCTTCAGGTGCTAGATTGCTCAACTCTGAGTCAACATCTTGATTTTTATAATCAATAGCTCCATCCATACCTAATTCATTGATAATAAAATCACTTTTGCTAGGTCCACCTGCTATGCCTATAACTTGAGCTCCTCTTATCTTTGCAATCTGGCAGGCTACACTCCCAACGGCTCCGGCTGCAGCTGAGACAAGAACAACATCTCCTGATTGGACTTCTGCAACTTTAAGCATTCCAAAATAAGCTGTCAGGCCTGTTCCAACTCCAAGAATTCCTAACTGGACAGGTAAATCTAATTCAGGATTTGAAACCTTTTGAAAAGCCTCAGCGGCCATAGTCACATGTGTTTGAGCCCCCATAGGTCCGCTAACCATTTCTCCTTCACTAAAATTGTCTGATTTACTTATCAACACTTTCCCTATGCCAAGGGCCGTGACTGCCTCTCCTAAACCTGCTGTCCCATGAAACGCATCCTCACTAAGAGTAGTGCGTATAAATGCATCTATGGAAAGAGTGTCAACTTCAACTAAAACCTCTCCATCTTCAGGAGCCCGAGCTATGCCTTCCTCTAAATCAAAATTTTCTTTTGACGGATTCTGTTCAGGTCTAGATTTTAATATTATTTTTTTACACCTTGGTAAATTAGATAACTGATTCATCTTTTCTCCTTTGTAGATATTATTGAATACTTCTTAATTCTTTTGGCAGTCTAAAAGCTACTCCTTCATCAACTCTATCATAGCTAAAAGGATATTCTATTTTATAATCTACCTTAACAGCTTCTATAACCTCTTTAACCAAGTTTTCTGGAGCAGAAGCACCTGAAGTGATACCTATAATAGATTTACCTTTAAACCATTGAGGATTTAAATCTTGAAAAGTATCTATAAGGTAAGATTCCACACCTGATCTTTCTGCTATTTCTCTCAATCTATTAGAATTAGAGCTATTTTTTGAACCAACAACAAGGATTAAATCTGCTTCTAAGGCTAACTGTTTAACTGAATCTTGTCTATTCTGGGTTGCGTAGCAGATATCATCTTTTCGAGGCCCTGTAATTAAAGGAAATCTGGATTTAAGCATTGCAATTATTTCCCTTGTATCGTCAACGGAGAGTGTAGTTTGAGTGACATAAGAAACTTCTTCAGGATTATTTATTTCTAATAATTGGGCATCTAAGAATGACTCTACAAGATAAATTTCACCGCCAAGAGATTTGCTGTATTGACCCATTGTCCCTTCAACTTCTGGATGATTGGCATGCCCTATTAAGATACATTCCTTTCCTGATTTAGAATGCATTTGGACTTCTGCATGAACTTTACTTACTAAAGGGCAAGTTGCATCGAATATTTCAAGATTTCTTTTATTAGAACTTACCTGGACCGATTTTGCCACTCCATGGGCGCTATAGATAAGTGTTTGACCCTCTGGAACTTGATCTATATCTTCAATAAAGACTGCACCTAATTTCTTTAATTCATTAACGACAGTTCTGTTATGCACGACTTCATGTTTAACATAAACAGGAGCTCCTCTAGTCTTTAAAACTTGTCTTACTATTTCTATAGCTCTGTCTACGCCAGCGCAGAAACCTCTAGGATTGGCTAGTATTATTTTCATCAACACCTTCTTCTATAAAAAAGAAATAAATAATATAAAGAATTGCACCTATAGTAATCCAGGTATCGGCTAGGTTAAATATAAAAAAGGAATAATTTGCATAATGTAAATGAATAAAATCCACCACATATCCATACAAAAATCTATCTATTAAATTTCCTAATCCTCCAGATAATATAAATAACATAGCTATAGTCTCAAAATAGCTCTTCTTTCTAATGCTTATAAGCAGAAAAAAAAAATATCCAATAACTAATGAGATTAATATGACTAACATCCATCTCATTAGTAAACCACCATCACTCAAAAAACTAAATGCTACTCCTGAATTATGAACTAAAGTGAAATCCAGGAAAGGAAAAATATTAATTGATTCTCCCAAAAATTGGCTTGATGAAATTAAGTTCTTAGAAACTTGGTCTAGTCCAACTGCTAAAATAAGAAATATTAATATATAAAGAATTCTCATCTATTAAGCATACTTACGTATTTCACCTAAATCTTCTATATTTTCTATGCACCTTTTACATATTGAAGGATGATTTTCTACTGATCCAACTTCAGGCCTGCTATGCCAACATCTCTCACATTTATCATGCTCAGATTTTAGTACTTTAAGTCTTAGACCATCCATATTTGTTCCTTCACCATGCTGACCTAGTTCAAATATCTTTGCTTCTGAGGTTATAAAAATAAATCTTAATTCTTCCTCAAATTTTTCTAAAACTGATTCTATTTCTTTCGAACAATATAAATGGATTTCAGCATCTAATGACGAACCTATCAAACCAGAATTTCTTGAAGATTCTAGTACTTTATTCACTTCAGTTCGAATCAATAATATTAATTCCCAATCCTTATTGGATATAAAACCTTCCTTAATAGAAGGCCAATCCTTGGACCACTCCTCTAAAAAGATAGAATCAGATTTTGGCTTTAATGACCTCCATGCTTCTTCTGCTGTGAAGCTTAAAATAGGAGAAATTGCTCTTAGTAAAAATCCAAGTATTTTATAGAGAGCCGTTTGAGATGATCTTCTAGCTATGGAATTACCTTTAGAGGTGTATAACCTGTCTTTTAAAATATCTAGGTAAAACCCTCCAAGATCATTAGTACAGAAATTTTGTATTTTTTGAAATACTATATGAAACTGATAATTTGAAAAAGCATCAATGATTTCTTCTTGAAGATTTTTAGTCCTAGTTATCATCCATTTATCTAATTCCGCTAAGTCCTTGATATCTAAAGCATCCCTTGAATCATCATAATCATGTAAATTTCCTAATAAAAAACGTATAGTATTTCTAATTCTTCTGTAAGAATCAGCGGATCTTTGGAGTATTTCTTCTGATACCACCATTTCATTTCTATAATCTGTAGCAGATATCCAGGCTCTTAGAACATCTGCACCTTTTGAGTCCCAAACTTGCTGTGGAGATATAACATTTCCAATTGACTTAGACATCTTTTTACCTTCAGAATCAACCACGAAACCATGAGTTAGCACTGACTTGTATGGCGCAGAATCGTTTATAGCAATGCTGGTTAATAAAGAAGATTGAAACCATCCTCTATGTTGATCCGAACCTTCTAAATAAAGATCAGCAGGAAATTCTAAATCATTATCATCGTTAAGAACACATTCATGAGTTACTCCTGAATCAAACCAAACATCTAGACAATCTGTGACCTTTTTATAATTTTTAACATTACTGTCTAATTCTTTAATGTCCACTTGATGCCAAGCATCAATACCTCCTTTTTCAATTAATAAAGCAACTTTTGTAATGATATCTGACATATTAGGATGTAATTCATTGGTTTCATCATGAATCAAAAGAGTGATGGGAACTCCCCAAGCTCTCTGTCTAGAAATACACCAATCTGGTCTACCCTCTAACATACCTGACATCCTGCCTTTGCCCCATGTAGGCTCCCATTTTACTTTCTCTATTGAATTAATAGTTTTATTTAAGAGGTCTTTTTGCTTCATTCCGACAAACCATTGAGGGGTAGCCCTAAACATTAAAGGAGTTTTATGTCTCCAGCAATGAGGATAACTATGTTCATAATTAGAGCATGAAAATAGAGTATTATTATGTCTTAAAACTTCGATAATTTTTTCATTAGACTTAAAAGCAAACATACCGCCCACATGCTCTACATCTTCCTTGAAAGTTCCATTATCTTTGATTGGATTAATCACAGACAAGTTATAATCTTTAGCTGCAATAAAATCTTCCATGCCATGCCCAGGAGCGGTATGTACAATACCCGTTCCTGCATCAATTGTGACATGGTCGCCTAATATAATTTTAGATTTTCTATCTAAATAAGGGTGTCTTGCTGTTAATCCTTCAAGATTTTGACCGCTACAGTTAGCCAACTCTTCAAACTTGGAGATTCCAATCCTCTCTAAAGTTGCTTTTATTAAATCCTTAGCCACCAGTAAAACCAATTCTTTAGCTTCCATTGAAACTTTTATCAAAGAATATTCCAATTCACCATTCACGCAAAGTGCTACATTTCCTGGCAAAGTCCAAGGAGTTGTAGTCCAGCTTGCCGCAAGAATGGGTCCTTCTATTGATTTCTTAAAGATAGGCTCTAAATCAACAGCATCTAAAGGAAATCCAAAATCTATAGAAGTAGAAATCTTATCTTGATACTCCACCTCTGCTTCAGCTAATGCTGACCCACAGGAAGAACACCAGTGAACTGGCTTTTCTCCTCTTTCCAGAAATCCCTTTTCTACTATCTTACCAAGAGATCGAACAATATTAGCTTCAAACTTAAAATCCATTGAAAGATAAGAATTCTCCCACCTTGCCAAAACACCTAACCTAGCAAATTCTTTCTTCTGTATCTCTATTTGCTTTGAAGCATAGGACCTGCAAGCTTCTCTAAATTCGACAGCCGAAACCTTATGGCCGACTTTGCCTAATTTTTTTTCTACATTCAACTCAATTGGTAAGCCATGACAGTCCCAACCTGGAATATATGGAGAGTATTTACCATCAAGGGTTTGAGATTTGATTACAATATCTTTCAATACTTTATTAACAGAATGGCCTAAATGAATAGCTCCATTAGCATAGGGAGGGCCATCATGGAGGATAAATACAGGCTTATTCTGTCCTTTTAATTCCAGCTTTTTATGTAAATTAATAGAATCCCAGTATTTAAGCATTTCAGGTTCTCTATTTGGTAAATTTGCCTTCATAGAGAAATCTGTTTTTGGTAAATTTAAAGTATCTTTATATTTTTTCATAATTAAATTTCGTGCACTTTATACGAAATAATCTCTAGCTGCTGATATATCTTTTGATATTTGCTTTTTAAGAGATTCAAGATCTTTAAACCTTTTCTCGTCTCGTACTTTTTTAAGAAATTCTACTTCTATATTTTCTCCATAAATTTGATGACTGAAATCTAAAAGATGAACTTCTAGAACTGGCGTTTCTCCACCTACAGTTGGTCTTGTTCCCATGTTAGCTATTCCATTAATCACCTTTCCTTTAAGTTTTCCTTTAACAATATAAACACCGGAAATTGGCAATTTATTTTTTGGTAACCAAACATTAGCTGTTGGAACTCCAATAGTCCCGCCAAGTTGTTGACCATAAACAACTTTTCCAGAGTAACTATAAGGACGTCCTAATAATTTTGATGCATATTCAAAGTCTCCTTCCATTAATACTTTTCTAATTCTTGTACTACTCACTCTTTCGCCATCAATCTTAAAAGTCTCAGTATTTAAAACCTCTATATCATTTTTATTACCCCACTCTTTTAATAAATTAAAGTCGCCCTCTCTATTTGCTCCAAATCTAAAATCATCTCCTATAATCAATTTTTTTATCTTTAATTTTAATAAAATTTCATTGAGAAAATCATTGGGAGTCATATCTTTAAGTTGTGAATTAAATTTAAGAAAGAAACTTAAATCAATTCCCATCTCTTTCATCTTTACAATCTTTTGTCGTAAAGGAAATATTCTTGGTGGTTTTGAGTAATCTTTTCTAGCTGCTTCAGCAAAAAATTCACTTGCATGAGGTTCTGTAAACAGAATTAACTTTAGCAAATTTTCTTTCTCTGCAATCCTGTGCATAGTTTTAATAATTTTTTGATGGCCTAAATGCAATCCATCAAAATTACCAATGGTCGCTATGGTTCTTGCGTCAGAAAAATTCTTTCTAAATACTTCTATATTTTTAATGCCTCTAATTAAATACATATTAATTCCTTAGTTCTTTTATTCTAAGGCCTGATAACCATAATGCTCCTATATAAATTATGACTCCACTCAAACAAAGAAACCCTAATCTCATAAACCTTTCGTAACCCTCTAATTCTCGCCAAAAAATAATATCAACAGTAAAATAATCTAATAAAATTAATAATG is part of the SAR86 cluster bacterium genome and harbors:
- the ileS gene encoding isoleucine--tRNA ligase → MKKYKDTLNLPKTDFSMKANLPNREPEMLKYWDSINLHKKLELKGQNKPVFILHDGPPYANGAIHLGHSVNKVLKDIVIKSQTLDGKYSPYIPGWDCHGLPIELNVEKKLGKVGHKVSAVEFREACRSYASKQIEIQKKEFARLGVLARWENSYLSMDFKFEANIVRSLGKIVEKGFLERGEKPVHWCSSCGSALAEAEVEYQDKISTSIDFGFPLDAVDLEPIFKKSIEGPILAASWTTTPWTLPGNVALCVNGELEYSLIKVSMEAKELVLLVAKDLIKATLERIGISKFEELANCSGQNLEGLTARHPYLDRKSKIILGDHVTIDAGTGIVHTAPGHGMEDFIAAKDYNLSVINPIKDNGTFKEDVEHVGGMFAFKSNEKIIEVLRHNNTLFSCSNYEHSYPHCWRHKTPLMFRATPQWFVGMKQKDLLNKTINSIEKVKWEPTWGKGRMSGMLEGRPDWCISRQRAWGVPITLLIHDETNELHPNMSDIITKVALLIEKGGIDAWHQVDIKELDSNVKNYKKVTDCLDVWFDSGVTHECVLNDDNDLEFPADLYLEGSDQHRGWFQSSLLTSIAINDSAPYKSVLTHGFVVDSEGKKMSKSIGNVISPQQVWDSKGADVLRAWISATDYRNEMVVSEEILQRSADSYRRIRNTIRFLLGNLHDYDDSRDALDIKDLAELDKWMITRTKNLQEEIIDAFSNYQFHIVFQKIQNFCTNDLGGFYLDILKDRLYTSKGNSIARRSSQTALYKILGFLLRAISPILSFTAEEAWRSLKPKSDSIFLEEWSKDWPSIKEGFISNKDWELILLIRTEVNKVLESSRNSGLIGSSLDAEIHLYCSKEIESVLEKFEEELRFIFITSEAKIFELGQHGEGTNMDGLRLKVLKSEHDKCERCWHSRPEVGSVENHPSICKRCIENIEDLGEIRKYA
- the ribF gene encoding bifunctional riboflavin kinase/FAD synthetase — encoded protein: MYLIRGIKNIEVFRKNFSDARTIATIGNFDGLHLGHQKIIKTMHRIAEKENLLKLILFTEPHASEFFAEAARKDYSKPPRIFPLRQKIVKMKEMGIDLSFFLKFNSQLKDMTPNDFLNEILLKLKIKKLIIGDDFRFGANREGDFNLLKEWGNKNDIEVLNTETFKIDGERVSSTRIRKVLMEGDFEYASKLLGRPYSYSGKVVYGQQLGGTIGVPTANVWLPKNKLPISGVYIVKGKLKGKVINGIANMGTRPTVGGETPVLEVHLLDFSHQIYGENIEVEFLKKVRDEKRFKDLESLKKQISKDISAARDYFV